One genomic window of Arachis stenosperma cultivar V10309 chromosome 10, arast.V10309.gnm1.PFL2, whole genome shotgun sequence includes the following:
- the LOC130956900 gene encoding uncharacterized protein LOC130956900 gives MASEESFLVLVHYRGSIKRKTRSGVKFTDKDPLCIIVTPTTTYDALVSSVLEKLGLEGVKRVKKFFYRIPTAVLHDTVKFDCFTIGSDEDLQVMFLSRRQFPEVRTPELLAKLVDVVSSSGGSNRNATTVAAVAGSSSRPAVASSSAPVYEPPMQPVASPSFAVDLSGNVGDEVRYGEHIPTEVHCPTPAGVGDGLFDDPDDDDVEPDFIADESGDDVGTTVPTRAIGGSSSGTQQYPPHFSSLDLDAMRQDDNDLQASGFGARDTEGSAGMNEFQVGQQFQDKDEALLSVKTYSIRRGVQYKVVESDYRRYVGKCSEFGNGCTWLIRLSLRQRKGIWEVKRYNGPHTCLASSISSDHRSLDYHVISTFVMPMVRADAGVNIKVLQNATAAHFGFRPTYRRVWMAKQKAVAVIYGDWEESYNELPRWVLGVQLTMPGTVAVLRTCPVRVGGQVDDSQVYFHRLFWTFPPCIQAFRHCKPLVSIDGTHLYGKYGGTLLVAIAQDGNSNILPVAFALVEGENAESWSFFLSHLREHVTPQPGLLVISDRHNGIKAALEAPDGGWLPPAAYRAFCIRHVAANFALTFKGKDARRLLVNAAYAKTEVEFDYWFDILRSENPAMCDWANRIEYSLWTQHCDEKQPLWSSSY, from the coding sequence atggctagtgaggagagtttCCTAGTTCTGGTACATTACAGAGGGTCCATTAAGAGAAAAACCCGGTCCGGCGTTAAGTTCACTGATAAGGATCCCCTATGTATTATCGTGACGCCGACAACCACCTACGATGCACTTGTTAGCTCTGTGCTGGAGAAGCTGGGTCTTGAAGGCGTTAAAAGGGTGAAGAAGTTTTTCTACCGCATTCCTACAGCGGTGCTCCATGACACCGTGAAGTTTGATTGTTTCACAATCGGTAGTGACGAGGACTTGCAGGTTATGTTTCTTTCTCGTAGGCAGTTTCCCGAGGTTAGGACACCGGAGCTGTTGGCTAAGTTGGTTGATGTGGTATCTAGCTCGGGTGGTTCGAACCGGAATGCCACTACTGTAGCCGCGGTTGCCGGCTCGAGCTCGAGACCTGCTGTTGCTTCATCCTCTGCTCCTGTGTATGAGCCACCGATGCAGCCTGTTGCGTCCCCTTCGTTTGCCGTTGATCTGAGCGGCAATGTTGGAGATGAGGTTCGGTATGGGGAACATATTCCCACCGAGGTACATTGTCCCACACCGGCTGGTGTTGGTGATGGTTTGTTTGATGATCCAGATGACGATGACGTGGAGCCGGATTTCATCGCTGATGAAAGCGGCGATGATGTTGGAACTACTGTTCCGACAAGGGCTATAGGTGGATCTAGTTCTGGCACACAGCAGTATCCACCCCATTTTTCCTCATTGGACCTGGATGCCATGCGGCAAGACGACAATGATCTGCAGGCCTCAGGATTTGGTGCTAGAGATACCGAGGGGTCTGCCGGTATGAACGAGTTCCAGGTTggccaacaatttcaagataaaGATGAGGCGCTGTTGAGTGTGAAGACATACAGTATCCGTAGAGGGGTCCAGTACAAGGTCGTTGAGTCTGACTATCGCAGGTATGTGGGAAAGTGTTCTGAGTTTGGGAATGGGTGCACATGGCTAATTCGGTTGAGTCTCCGACAGCGGAAGGGTATCTGGGAAGTGAAGCGATACAACGGACCGCATACATGTCTTGCCAGCTCCATCTCCAGCGACCATAGGAGTCTGGACTACCATGTCATATCCACCTTCGTTATGCCGATGGTTAGGGCTGATGCAGGTGTGAACATCAAGGTGCTCCAAAATGCCACGGCCGCACACTTTGGGTTCAGGCCTACGTACAGGAGGGTATGGATGGCGAAGCAGAAGGCCGTTGCCGTGATATATGGGGACTGGGAGGAGTCGTACAATGAGCTCCCTAGGTGGGTTTTAGGAGTGCAGCTGACGATGCCTGGCACTGTAGCTGTCCTCAGGACTTGTCCTGTTCGAGTTGGGGGACAGGTTGACGATTCTCAGGTTTATTTTCATAGGCTGTTCTGGACTTTCCCCCCTTGTATCCAGGCATTCCGTCATTGCAAGCCTTTGGTGAGTATTGATGGCACCCATTTATATGGGAAGTATGGGGGAACACTGCTAGTCGCCATTGCACAAGACGGAAACTCGAACATCCTACCCGTGGCATTTGCACTAGTTGAGGGTGAGAATGCTGAGTCAtggtctttctttctttcccacCTCCGTGAGCACGTGACACCTCAGCCGGGTCTGTTAGTTATTTCAGATAGGCACAACGGCATAAAGGCAGCCCTCGAGGCTCCGGATGGGGGATGGCTACCGCCTGCTGCGTACCGGGCCTTCTGCATTCGACACGTTGCAGCGAATTTTGCGTTGACGTTCAAGGGAAAAGATGCCCGGAGGCTTCTTGTTAACGCCGCATATGCCAAGACCGAGGTGGAGTTCGACTACTGGTTTGACATTCTGCGCTCTGAGAATCCGGCAATGTGTGACTGGGCGAATCGAATCGAGTATTCGTTGTGGACACAGCACTGTGATGAGAAACAGCCGCTCTGGTCAAGCTCGTACTGA
- the LOC130955309 gene encoding clavaminate synthase-like protein At3g21360 — protein MVTSEAFVEIQVPQQKVYDGVRFPAVLAPPAATTVSLTESIKGNREYLDSLIRERGAVVFRGFPIQNPSDFNDVVEAFGWEEFPYHGGAAPRTNVIGRVFTANESPPEQNIHFHHEMALYPEYPGKLFFYCDVAPEKGGETPIVLSHVVYDRMKEKHPEFIERIEKLGLFYTRHTQEEDDPTPIGRGWKSTFATNDKKVAEERAAKLNIKLEWLENGIVKETIGPVPGVKYVKSRQKSIWFNHSMGWDDPKKPVIFADGEALPLDAAKDALRMLEEESVDLPWQKGDILLIDNLAVLHGRRACNTPRRVLAALVK, from the exons ATGGTGACATCAGAGGCATTCGTGGAGATCCAGGTTCCACAGCAGAAGGTTTACGACGGAGTTAGGTTTCCGGCCGTTTTGGCTCCTCCTGCAGCAACGACGGTGTCTCTTACGGAGTCTATTAAGGGCAACAGAGAGTACCTGGACTCTCTGATTCGGGAAAGAGGTGCCGTGGTGTTCAGAGGATTCCCGATCCAAAACCCCTCTGACTTCAACGACGTCGTAGAAGCCTTCGGCTGGGAGGAGTTCCCCTACCACGGTGGCGCCGCTCCCCGCACCAACGTTATTGGCCGTGTGTTCACCGCCAATGAGTCCCCACCGGAGCAGAACATCCACTTCCACCACGAGATGGCCTTG TACCCTGAGTACCCCGGGAAGTTGTTTTTCTACTGTGACGTGGCGCCGGAGAAGGGAGGAGAAACACCAATAGTATTGAGCCACGTGGTGTATGATAGAATGAAGGAGAAGCACCCTGAGTTCATTGAGCGCATAGAGAAGCTTGGCTTGTTCTACACTAGGCACACTCAGGAAGAAGACGATCCTACCCCTATTGGCCGTGGCTGGAAATCTACCTTCGCCACCAATGATAAGAAAGTTGCTGAAGAAAG GGCTGCTAAGCTGAACATAAAGTTGGAATGGTTGGAAAATGGAATAGTGAAGGAAACCATAGGGCCAGTGCCAGGAGTGAAGTATGTGAAGAGCAGACAAAAGAGTATATGGTTCAACCACTCCATGGGCTGGGATGACCCTAAGAAGCCCGTGATATTCGCGGACGGGGAGGCGCTGCCGCTCGATGCGGCCAAAGATGCTCTCAGAATGTTGGAGGAGGAATCTGTTGACCTTCCTTGGCAGAAAGGAGATATTCTCTTGATTGACAATTTGGCTGTCCTTCATGGCCGTAGAGCATGCAACACCCCTCGCAGGGTCCTTGCTGCACTTGTTAAATAG
- the LOC130956898 gene encoding uncharacterized protein LOC130956898 — protein MLVGPLIKLLRLVDADEKPSLGIVYAGMQRAKINIKTMFRNRKSAYTPYTSILKMRWDKHLKRDLHAATYFLNPDYFYSEGFVEKANILRSLLDLFDIETLCDDLVAAMQEIQLYRDRKGSFGRESALKAIKRLEPGEWWRLHGGSAPNLQKMAIRLLHQTSSSSGCKKNWSLFEQIHSKRRNRLEHQRLSDIVYVTYNLRLQSRMHRKKKNYDPIDIQSIDTVDFWIMPDEGDPEFTNGDIEGIENLIYMDNAMPSYPTDGGDVELDVDFPNVADSSNTASFGGTSDDGGFGLPVYDGDVGTLLVILFVNL, from the exons ATGCTTGTTGGTCCTCTAATTAAGTTATTGAGGCTTGTTGATGCTGATGAGAAACCTTCTCTAGGTATCGTGTATGCGGGCATGCAAAGAGCCAAAATTAATATCAAGACAATGTTTAGAAATAGAAAATCTGCATACACACCTTATACAAGTATCTTAAAAATGCGGTGGGATAAGCATTTGAAGCGTGACCTCCATGCAGCAACATACTTTTTGAATCCAGATTACTTCTATAGTGAGGGGTTTGTTGAGAAAGCAAATATCTTGAGGTCTTTGCTTGATTTATTTGATATTGAAACTCTTTGCGATGACTTGGTCGCCGCAATGCAAGAGATACAGTTGTATCGAGATCGAAAAGGAAGTTTTGGAAGGGAAAGTGCATTGAAAGCAATTAAGAGACTTGAACCTG GTGAATGGTGGAGGCTACATGGTGGGAGTGCTCCTAACTTGCAAAAAATGGCAATtcgtcttcttcatcaaacatcTTCATCATCCGGCTGCAAGAAGAACTGGAGCCTCTTTGAACAAATCCATTCAAAGAGGAGGAACCGATTAGAGCATCAAAGGCTAAGTGACATTGTTTATGTCACTTATAATCTACGCCTTCAATCTAGAATGCATCGCAAGAAGAAGAATTATGATCCAATTGACATTCAAAGCATTGACACAGTAGATTTTTGGATAATGCCGGATGAAGGTGATCCTGAATTTACTAATGGAGACATCGAAGGcattgaaaatttaatttatatggATAATGCTATGCCTTCATATCCTACAG atggAGGAGATGTGGAACTTGATGTGGATTTCCCTAATGTTGCTGATTCTTCAAATACAGCTTCTTTTGGTGGTACTTCTGATGATGGTGGCTTTGGATTACCTGTTTATGATGGAGATGTTGGAACACTTTTAGTAATT TTGTTTGTGAACCTCTAA
- the LOC130956901 gene encoding uncharacterized protein LOC130956901: protein MDDRVVLKIYYYGQILLQTYEGVQFVCENPLDVVIPFTLSFEELKGVICEKIGTQRCRRISCILYRYPLPVFGGFVQFQTKYVMDEASMQEMFSMYMENRHRISCIELYIEFEQSEADRNIELEDYNSESEDEFESNYEIVGPGEDEEEAVGDMNADVAEVANALANPHPFQEPSFMRTLDLGAMYSPEFPEYMNTAPPVVADGEFTVGMEFSSREAVIKAMKDYTIRRGVDYRVYESEPTTFYAKCIEYGNGCDWLIRVTKMQKKYCWEIRRYNGSHTCTRSTISQDHSKLDSKTVAEAIKPLVEVDPSIKVKSVIADIQSKFNYTISYRKAWLAKQQAVESIFGSWEASYEALPIWFEAMCHKEPSAVVHFETMPAYQGDDLVPDIRVLHRVFWSYYPCIRAFRHCKPVVQVDGTHLYGKYKGCLLVAVSQDGNNNIVPIAFAIVEGETSDAWHFFLSNLRQHVVTRDGVGLISDRHDSIRSAIERSNGAWSPPRAFHMFCIRHIESNFLRKFKAPYLQKLIVNIGYSRTTREYQMRYERLKERGEAYTNWLDRIPREQYALAFDGGYRWGHMTTNLVECINSVLKGARNLPVTALVKATFYRLNELFTRLNELETLGDCQESALEMVAGSKPN from the exons ATGGATGATAGAGTTGTATTGAAGATTTATTACTACGGGCAGATCTTATTACAAACATATGAGGGAGTTCAATTCGTGTGTGAAAATCCATTAGATGTTGTTATTCCATTCACATTGTCATTTGAGGAGTTGAAAGGTGTGATTTGTGAGAAGATAGGCACGCAAAGATGTAGGAGAATATCGTGTATTTTGTACAGGTATCCTTTACCTGTGTTTGGCGGGTTTGTTCAATTTCAAACCAAGTATGTGATGGACGAAGCGAGTATGCAGGAAATGTTTTCAATGTACATGGAAAATCGCCACCGAATATCGTGCATCGAGTTATATATTGAGTTTGAGCAATCTGAAGCAGACCGTAACATTGAGTTGGAAGATTATAATAGTGAAAgcgaagatgaatttgaaagtaaCTATGAGATCGTCGGTCCAGGCGAGGACGAAGAAGAAGCTGTTGGCGACATGAACGCAGATGTGGCGGAAGTTGCAAATGCACTAGCAAACCCGCATCCGTTTCAAGAGCCTTCTTTCATGCGGACGTTGGATTTGGGGGCTATGTACTCACCGGAGTTTCCGGAATATATGAATACAG CCCCTCCTGTTGTGGCGGATGGTGAGTTCACAGTGGGGATGGAATTCAGCTCAAGGGAGGCAGTAATCAAGGCAATGAAAGATTATACCATCCGGAGAGGTGTGGACTATCGGGTATATGAGTCGGAACCGACGACATTCTATGCCAAATGTATAGAATATGGGAATGGTTGTGACTGGTTGATCCGGGTAACCAAAATGCAGAAGAAGTACTGTTGGGAGATAAGGAGGTACAATGGAAGTCATACTTGTACCAGGTCTACTATTTCTCAAGACCATTCGAAGCTGGATTCCAAGACAGTTGCAGAAGCAATAAAGCCGTTGGTAGAGGTTGACCCGTCTATAAAGGTGAAATCAGTAATTGCTGATATCCAGTCAAAGTTTAACTACACCATCAGTTATCGCAAGGCTTGGTTAGCAAAGCAGCAGGCGGTCGAATCAATTTTCGGAAGTTGGGAAGCATCGTATGAAGCTTTGCCGATATGGTTTGAGGCCATGTGCCACAAAGAGCCATCAGCAGTGGTTCACTTTGAAACAATGCCAGCTTACCAGGGGGATGATTTGGTTCCTGATATACGTGTTCTACATAGAGTCTTCTGGAGTTATTACCCCTGTATAAGGGCCTTCAGACACTGCAAGCCAGTGGTGCAGGTGGACGGGACTCATTTGTATGGAAAATACAAGGGTTGTTTATTGGTTGCAGTGTCACAAGATGGTAATAACAACATCGTGCCTATTGCATTTGCCATAGTGGAGGGAGAGACTTCTGATGCATGGCACTTTTTTCTGAGCAACCTGCGTCAACATGTGGTGACCCGTGATGGTGTCGGACTAATCTCCGATCGACACGATTCGATTAGGTCAGCTATTGAACGAAGTAATGGGGCGTGGTCTCCTCCAAGAGCTTTCCATATGTTTTGCATCAGGCATATTGAGTCCAACTTCTTGAGGAAGTTCAAAGCACCTTACCTGCAGAAGCTTATCGTCAACATTG GATATTCAAGGACGACCAGGGAGTACCAGATGCGCTATGAACGATTAAAGGAACGGGGTGAGGCTTACACCAATTGGCTTGATCGGATCCCTCGTGAGCAGTATGCTTTGGCATTTGATGGTGGTTACCGATGGGGTCATATGACCACCAATCTTGTGGAATGTATCAACTCCGTCTTAAAGGGTGCACGCAATCTCCCAGTCACTGCACTTGTTAAGGCGACATTTTACAGGCTGAATGAGTTGTTCACTAGGCTGAATGAGTTGGAAACACTCGGGGATTGCCAGGAATCGGCGCTAGAAATGGTAGCCGGATCCAAGCCCAACTGA